One Streptomyces sp. NBC_01237 genomic region harbors:
- a CDS encoding GNAT family N-acetyltransferase has protein sequence MTASLRLEKVTPDNVIAACRLQVRPDQTTFVAPVAQSLAEAYVHPGMAWPRLICDGERIVGFVMAFFDVPFDYDADVPDAPPRSGLWRLAIDAGEQGRGYGRFAVRAVNEELRRRGGTLSTVTWHPGEGGPENFYLGLGYLKRGLTNDGEYLGELDLTV, from the coding sequence ATGACAGCGTCCTTGCGCCTGGAGAAGGTCACCCCCGACAACGTGATCGCCGCCTGCCGTCTTCAGGTCCGCCCGGACCAGACGACGTTCGTGGCGCCGGTCGCCCAGTCGCTGGCCGAGGCGTATGTGCACCCCGGCATGGCCTGGCCCCGGCTGATCTGCGACGGCGAGCGGATCGTGGGCTTCGTGATGGCCTTCTTCGACGTCCCCTTCGACTACGACGCGGACGTACCGGACGCCCCGCCGCGCTCCGGGCTCTGGCGCCTGGCCATCGACGCCGGTGAACAGGGCCGCGGCTACGGGCGCTTCGCGGTGCGCGCGGTGAACGAGGAGCTCCGCAGGCGCGGCGGGACGCTCTCCACGGTGACCTGGCATCCCGGCGAGGGCGGCCCGGAGAACTTCTACCTGGGGCTCGGTTACCTCAAGCGCGGGCTGACGAACGACGGCGAGTACCTCGGCGAACTGGACCTGACCGTCTGA
- a CDS encoding penicillin acylase family protein, whose translation MPPRTGTFRAAAVAAALALGTFLPTASPPARAAAAEPVPVTDHCQGQCADILPPGENGNATLVEILGNKAFGTHPAHSDDQLDRYNGLVAGHTALTDRKLTDFFNDASFGVAKDRIESVISPREDVTITRDKASGVPHIKGTTRYGTEFGAGFAAGQDRLWLMDLFRHIGRGELTSFAGGALANQGLEQQFWPQAPYTEADLEAQVERIRTTEGPQGEQAMADAQAYVDGINAYREKSKKGRYFPGEYVLTGKIDAITNIGEIQPFRLTDLISIASVVGGQFGGGGGGEVQAALSLLAAQEKYGVAEGTKVWESFRQREDPEAVLTVHDGTAFPYAGKPDNARGTALPDRGSVTPEPLIHDRTGSAGTDRKDPVEAPAALEPLQGMYDKGVIPEGSLPGSGTGAEKRGMSNALLVSGKHTASGNPIAVFGPQTGYFAPQLMMLQELQGPGISARGVSFAGVGMYIQMGRGQDYAWSATSAGQDITDTYAIELCEPGGGAPTKDSTHYLYRGTCTAMEKLERANSWKPTVADSTAAGSYLMRVWRTNYGIVTHRATVAGKPVAYTSLRTTYRHEADSIIGFQLLNDPEQVKDAASFQRAASHIDYAFNWFYADSRTAAYFNSGMNPVRAQGVDPALPISAERAYEWRGYDPAANTADYTPYAEHPQSSGQDYYVSWNNRQAEGYASAGFGFGAVHRGDLLDDRVARLVEEGGVTRASLTRAMADAALTDLRGERLLPELLKVVRSRPVSDPEVSAAVQQLESWRAAGSQRRESGEGSHTYTHADAVRIMDAWWPKLIEAEFRPGLGDGLYNALTGSLAVDESPAAAHGPSGAHSGSAFQYGWWGFADKDLRQVLGQPVKGPLAKTYCGNGDLSSCRDALLATLKQAAAEPATEVYPGDDSCGPGEQWCSDAIIHRPLGGISQKSIHWQNRPTYQQVVEFPSHR comes from the coding sequence ATGCCCCCACGCACCGGCACATTCAGGGCCGCCGCAGTCGCGGCCGCCCTCGCCCTCGGTACCTTCCTGCCGACGGCCTCGCCACCGGCCCGGGCCGCGGCGGCGGAACCCGTACCCGTCACCGATCACTGCCAGGGGCAGTGCGCCGACATCCTCCCCCCGGGCGAGAACGGCAACGCCACCCTCGTCGAGATCCTCGGCAACAAGGCGTTCGGCACGCACCCGGCCCACAGCGACGACCAACTCGACCGCTACAACGGCCTGGTGGCCGGGCACACCGCTCTCACCGACCGGAAGCTGACCGACTTCTTCAACGACGCCTCCTTCGGGGTCGCGAAGGACCGGATCGAATCCGTCATCTCGCCCCGCGAGGACGTCACCATCACCCGGGACAAGGCCAGCGGTGTCCCCCACATCAAGGGCACCACCCGTTACGGCACCGAATTCGGCGCCGGGTTCGCCGCCGGCCAGGACCGGCTCTGGCTGATGGACCTCTTCCGGCACATCGGGCGCGGCGAACTGACCTCGTTCGCGGGCGGCGCCCTCGCCAACCAGGGCCTGGAGCAGCAGTTCTGGCCGCAGGCCCCGTACACCGAGGCCGACCTCGAAGCCCAGGTCGAGCGGATCAGGACCACCGAGGGCCCGCAGGGCGAGCAGGCCATGGCCGACGCCCAGGCGTATGTCGACGGGATCAACGCCTACCGGGAGAAGTCCAAGAAGGGCCGCTACTTCCCCGGCGAGTACGTCCTCACCGGCAAGATCGACGCCATCACCAACATCGGCGAGATCCAGCCCTTCCGGCTGACCGACCTGATCTCGATCGCGTCCGTCGTCGGCGGGCAGTTCGGCGGTGGCGGAGGCGGTGAGGTGCAGGCCGCCCTCTCCCTGCTGGCCGCCCAGGAGAAGTACGGCGTCGCCGAAGGAACCAAGGTCTGGGAGTCGTTCCGGCAGCGCGAGGATCCCGAGGCCGTGCTCACCGTCCACGACGGCACCGCGTTCCCGTACGCGGGCAAGCCGGACAACGCCCGCGGCACCGCCCTTCCCGACCGGGGCTCCGTCACACCCGAACCACTGATCCACGACCGGACCGGCTCGGCGGGAACAGACCGGAAGGACCCGGTCGAGGCCCCGGCCGCCCTCGAACCGCTCCAGGGCATGTACGACAAGGGCGTCATCCCCGAGGGCTCGCTCCCGGGCTCCGGCACCGGCGCCGAGAAGCGCGGCATGTCCAACGCCCTGCTGGTCTCCGGCAAGCACACCGCGAGCGGAAACCCGATCGCCGTCTTCGGACCGCAGACCGGCTATTTCGCACCCCAGTTGATGATGCTCCAGGAACTCCAGGGTCCCGGCATCAGCGCCCGGGGCGTCTCCTTCGCCGGAGTCGGCATGTACATCCAGATGGGCCGCGGTCAGGACTACGCCTGGAGCGCCACCTCGGCCGGCCAGGACATCACCGACACGTACGCCATCGAGCTGTGCGAACCCGGAGGCGGCGCCCCCACCAAGGACTCCACGCACTACCTCTACCGGGGCACCTGCACCGCGATGGAGAAACTGGAGCGCGCCAACTCCTGGAAGCCGACCGTCGCCGACTCCACCGCCGCGGGCTCCTACCTCATGCGGGTGTGGCGCACGAACTACGGCATCGTCACCCATCGCGCCACGGTGGCCGGCAAGCCCGTCGCGTACACCTCGCTGCGCACCACCTACCGCCACGAGGCCGACTCGATCATCGGCTTCCAGCTGCTCAACGACCCCGAACAGGTCAAGGACGCCGCCTCCTTCCAGCGCGCGGCAAGCCATATCGACTACGCCTTCAACTGGTTCTACGCCGACTCCCGCACCGCCGCCTACTTCAACAGCGGCATGAACCCGGTCCGGGCGCAGGGCGTCGACCCGGCCCTGCCGATCAGCGCCGAGCGGGCGTACGAGTGGCGGGGCTACGACCCGGCGGCCAACACCGCCGACTACACCCCGTACGCCGAGCACCCGCAGTCCAGCGGCCAGGACTACTACGTCTCCTGGAACAACCGGCAGGCCGAGGGCTACGCGAGCGCGGGCTTCGGCTTCGGGGCCGTGCACCGGGGCGACCTGCTGGACGACCGGGTGGCGAGGCTCGTCGAGGAGGGCGGGGTCACCCGCGCCTCCCTGACCCGGGCCATGGCCGATGCCGCGCTCACCGATCTGCGGGGCGAGCGGCTGCTGCCCGAACTGCTGAAGGTGGTGCGCTCCCGGCCCGTCTCCGACCCGGAGGTCAGTGCGGCGGTGCAGCAGCTGGAGTCCTGGCGGGCGGCCGGATCGCAGCGCAGGGAGAGCGGTGAGGGCTCCCACACGTACACCCACGCGGACGCGGTACGGATCATGGACGCCTGGTGGCCGAAACTGATCGAGGCCGAATTCCGGCCCGGCCTGGGCGACGGCCTCTACAACGCCCTGACCGGCAGCCTCGCCGTCGACGAATCCCCGGCGGCCGCCCACGGGCCGAGCGGGGCGCACAGCGGTTCCGCCTTCCAGTACGGCTGGTGGGGCTTCGCCGACAAGGATCTGCGCCAGGTCCTCGGGCAGCCCGTCAAGGGCCCGCTGGCGAAGACGTACTGCGGCAACGGCGACCTGAGCAGCTGCCGTGACGCCCTGCTCGCCACCCTGAAGCAGGCGGCGGCCGAACCGGCCACCGAGGTCTATCCCGGTGACGACAGTTGCGGGCCCGGCGAGCAGTGGTGCTCCGACGCGATCATCCACCGCCCGCTGGGCGGGATCTCGCAGAAGTCGATCCACTGGCAGAACCGGCCGACCTATCAGCAGGTCGTGGAGTTCCCCTCCCACCGGTAG
- a CDS encoding TetR/AcrR family transcriptional regulator, whose protein sequence is MARPRKPLLSRDRIVGTASALVDSEGLDAVSTRRLAAELGVSGPSLYNHFRNKDEILDAVADAVSAQVDLSMFDASDPRDWREALHDWAVSYRAALTEHPHIVPVLAQGPGRRPAGLRVADAVFGGMVGAGWPPAQATYIGALMRYFITGSALGSFARGFVDDETAYDPADYPHLGQAHLLADRRQQVDEGAFGTGLRALLDGLALQYEQVVRAGAATVRPTPNRS, encoded by the coding sequence ATGGCCCGACCGCGCAAGCCCCTCCTCAGCAGAGACCGCATCGTCGGGACGGCGAGCGCACTCGTGGACTCCGAGGGGCTGGACGCCGTCTCCACCCGCCGTCTGGCGGCCGAGCTGGGGGTCAGCGGACCCTCGCTCTACAACCACTTCCGCAACAAGGACGAGATCCTGGACGCGGTCGCCGACGCCGTCTCCGCCCAGGTCGACCTGTCGATGTTCGACGCGTCCGACCCCCGGGACTGGCGCGAGGCCCTGCACGACTGGGCCGTCTCCTACCGCGCGGCGCTCACCGAGCACCCGCACATCGTCCCGGTCCTCGCGCAGGGCCCCGGCCGTCGGCCGGCCGGTCTGCGGGTCGCCGACGCGGTGTTCGGCGGGATGGTCGGGGCGGGCTGGCCGCCCGCCCAGGCCACGTACATCGGGGCACTGATGCGCTACTTCATCACCGGTTCGGCACTGGGCTCCTTCGCCCGCGGTTTCGTCGACGACGAGACCGCGTACGACCCGGCGGACTACCCGCACCTCGGCCAGGCCCACCTGCTGGCGGACCGCCGCCAGCAGGTGGACGAGGGCGCCTTCGGGACCGGGCTGCGGGCCCTGCTGGACGGGCTCGCGCTCCAGTACGAGCAGGTGGTCCGCGCCGGGGCGGCGACGGTTCGGCCCACACCGAACCGTTCCTGA
- a CDS encoding acyl-CoA dehydrogenase family protein — MNLELSEEQEAVRRLAEDFVAREVTPHAVEWDRAESVDKSIVGKLGALGFLGLTVPEEYGGSGGDHLSYCLVTEELGRGDSAVRGIVSVSLGLVAKTIASWGSEEQKRRWLPPLTAGEAIGCFALTEPGTGSDAGNLTTRAVRDGGDYVINGTKMFITNGTWADVVLLFARTNDTPGHKGISAFLVPADSPGLTRRTIHGKLGLRGQATAELVLEGVRVPAAALMGPEGKGFSLAMSALAKGRMSVAAGCVGIARAALDAALRYAGEREQFGKSIASYQLVQELISDISVDVDAARLLTWRVADLIDRGEEFATAASTAKLFASEAAVRAANNALQVFGGYGYIDEYPVGKLLRDARVMTLYEGTSQIQKLIIGRALTGVSAF; from the coding sequence ATGAACCTGGAGCTCAGCGAGGAGCAGGAAGCCGTCCGGCGGCTGGCCGAGGACTTCGTCGCCCGTGAGGTCACTCCTCATGCCGTCGAGTGGGACCGCGCCGAGAGCGTCGACAAGTCGATCGTGGGGAAGCTGGGTGCGCTCGGCTTCCTCGGGCTCACCGTTCCCGAGGAGTACGGCGGCTCGGGCGGTGACCATCTCTCGTACTGCCTGGTCACCGAGGAGCTGGGGCGTGGGGACTCCGCGGTCCGCGGCATCGTGTCCGTCTCGCTCGGCCTGGTCGCCAAGACCATCGCGTCCTGGGGGTCCGAGGAGCAGAAGCGCCGGTGGCTCCCGCCTCTCACCGCGGGCGAGGCGATCGGCTGCTTCGCCCTCACCGAGCCGGGGACCGGCTCCGACGCCGGGAACCTCACGACGAGGGCCGTCCGCGACGGCGGCGACTACGTCATCAACGGCACCAAGATGTTCATCACCAACGGAACCTGGGCCGATGTGGTGCTGCTCTTCGCCCGCACCAACGACACCCCTGGCCACAAGGGGATCTCCGCCTTCCTGGTCCCCGCGGACAGCCCCGGCCTCACCCGCCGCACCATCCACGGCAAGCTCGGTCTGCGTGGCCAGGCCACGGCCGAGCTGGTGCTGGAGGGCGTCCGGGTGCCCGCCGCCGCGCTCATGGGGCCGGAGGGCAAGGGCTTCTCCCTCGCCATGTCCGCCCTGGCCAAGGGGCGGATGTCGGTCGCGGCGGGCTGCGTCGGCATCGCCCGGGCGGCACTCGACGCCGCCCTGCGGTACGCGGGCGAGCGCGAGCAGTTCGGCAAGTCCATCGCGAGCTATCAGCTGGTCCAGGAGCTGATCAGCGACATCTCCGTGGACGTCGACGCCGCCCGGCTGCTGACCTGGCGGGTCGCCGACCTCATCGACCGGGGCGAGGAATTCGCCACGGCCGCCTCCACGGCGAAGCTCTTCGCCTCCGAGGCGGCCGTACGCGCCGCCAACAACGCCCTCCAGGTCTTCGGCGGCTACGGCTACATCGACGAGTACCCGGTCGGCAAGCTGCTGCGCGACGCCCGTGTGATGACGCTCTACGAGGGCACCAGCCAGATCCAGAAGCTGATCATCGGCCGGGCGCTGACCGGGGTCTCCGCCTTCTGA
- a CDS encoding YiaA/YiaB family inner membrane protein, whose amino-acid sequence MSETTSVKQHSTAAFYGQAVASFGVAMGAVALGIYFLDADAWVRGFLAICVLYLVTSCFTLAKVIRDRQEAGQLISRVDQARLEKILAEHDPFQKL is encoded by the coding sequence ATGAGTGAGACGACATCGGTCAAGCAGCACAGCACCGCGGCCTTCTACGGCCAGGCCGTCGCATCCTTCGGGGTGGCGATGGGTGCGGTGGCCCTCGGCATCTACTTCCTCGACGCCGACGCGTGGGTGCGCGGTTTCCTCGCCATCTGCGTGCTCTACCTCGTCACGTCGTGCTTCACACTGGCCAAGGTCATCAGGGACCGCCAGGAGGCGGGGCAGCTCATCAGCCGCGTCGACCAGGCGCGACTGGAGAAGATCCTCGCCGAGCACGACCCCTTCCAGAAGCTCTGA
- a CDS encoding MaoC family dehydratase: MAEPKIFTSAQELRDGVGEQLGHSDWLEIDQKRIDRFAEATGDHQWIHVDPERAAGGPFGTTIAHGYLTLSLLPALVPQVMRVEGMKMGINYGSNKVRFPSTVPVGSRLRATAVLKSVEEAGGGVQVTALVTVEREGGDKPACVAESVSRYYF, translated from the coding sequence ATGGCAGAGCCGAAGATCTTCACATCCGCACAGGAGCTGCGCGACGGGGTGGGCGAGCAGCTGGGTCACAGCGACTGGCTGGAGATCGACCAGAAGCGGATCGACCGGTTCGCCGAGGCGACCGGTGACCACCAGTGGATCCATGTGGACCCCGAGCGGGCCGCGGGCGGGCCGTTCGGCACGACGATCGCGCACGGCTATCTGACACTGTCCCTGCTGCCCGCCCTCGTACCGCAGGTCATGCGGGTCGAGGGCATGAAGATGGGCATCAACTACGGATCCAACAAGGTCCGCTTCCCCTCGACCGTCCCGGTGGGCTCACGACTGCGCGCCACGGCCGTGCTCAAGAGCGTCGAGGAGGCGGGCGGGGGCGTCCAGGTCACCGCGCTGGTCACCGTCGAGCGCGAGGGCGGCGACAAGCCGGCCTGCGTCGCCGAGTCGGTGTCGCGCTACTACTTCTGA
- a CDS encoding exo-beta-N-acetylmuramidase NamZ family protein encodes MSLSRRGLLAAGSAVGALAATAAGTGPAAARPGHGGGHGRVRTGFDRLAADGYRTLRGQKVGIVTNPTGVTADVRHIVDVMHPDPRVNLTAVFGPEHGFRGTAQAGGSEGRYDDPATGLPVYDTYLKSGQPLADIFTASGVDTVVFDIQDAGARFYTYIWTLYDCMEAAALAGRRFVVLDRPNPVTGRAALGPVLDPAFATFVGRREIAQAHGMTVAELALFFNAEFLAERPAELDVVTMSGWRRSDFFDGTGLPWVPPSPNMPTAETALVYSGTCLFEGTNLSEGRGTTRPFELLGAEGIDHRWAAAANALELPGVAFREAYFAPTFSKFQGKTVGGVQLHVQDREVFDPVRTGIALLVTAKRSWSGFAWRPDNWIDKLTGNTRVRTMIDAGADTDEVVGAWREDLAAFRAKRKKYLRYGG; translated from the coding sequence ATGAGCCTGTCCAGACGTGGTTTGCTGGCCGCCGGGAGCGCTGTGGGCGCCCTCGCGGCAACGGCGGCCGGGACCGGTCCCGCGGCCGCCCGTCCGGGGCACGGCGGCGGGCACGGCAGGGTCCGCACCGGGTTCGACCGGCTGGCCGCCGACGGCTACCGGACGCTGCGGGGCCAGAAGGTCGGGATCGTCACCAATCCGACCGGTGTCACCGCCGATGTGCGCCACATCGTCGATGTGATGCATCCGGACCCGCGGGTGAACCTGACCGCCGTCTTCGGCCCGGAGCACGGCTTCCGGGGCACCGCGCAGGCGGGAGGCTCGGAGGGCCGGTACGACGACCCGGCGACCGGGCTGCCGGTCTACGACACGTATCTGAAGAGCGGTCAGCCGCTCGCGGACATCTTCACCGCCTCCGGGGTGGACACGGTCGTCTTCGACATCCAGGACGCGGGGGCCCGTTTCTACACGTACATCTGGACGCTGTACGACTGCATGGAGGCCGCCGCGCTCGCGGGCAGACGTTTCGTCGTCCTGGACCGGCCGAACCCGGTGACCGGGCGCGCGGCGCTCGGGCCGGTCCTCGATCCGGCGTTCGCGACGTTCGTGGGCCGCCGGGAGATCGCCCAGGCCCATGGCATGACCGTCGCCGAGCTGGCCCTGTTCTTCAACGCGGAGTTCCTGGCCGAGCGGCCGGCGGAGCTGGACGTGGTCACGATGTCGGGGTGGCGGCGCTCGGACTTCTTCGACGGGACCGGGCTGCCGTGGGTGCCGCCGAGCCCGAACATGCCGACCGCCGAGACGGCCCTCGTCTACTCCGGCACCTGCCTCTTCGAGGGCACGAACCTCTCCGAGGGCCGGGGCACCACGCGGCCGTTCGAGCTGCTGGGGGCGGAGGGCATCGACCACCGCTGGGCGGCCGCCGCCAACGCGCTGGAACTGCCCGGGGTGGCGTTCCGCGAGGCGTACTTCGCCCCGACGTTCTCCAAGTTCCAGGGGAAGACGGTCGGCGGGGTGCAGCTGCACGTCCAGGACCGGGAGGTCTTCGACCCGGTCCGCACCGGCATCGCCCTGCTGGTGACGGCGAAGCGGTCCTGGAGCGGCTTCGCCTGGCGCCCGGACAACTGGATCGACAAGCTCACCGGGAACACCCGGGTCCGCACCATGATCGACGCGGGCGCGGACACCGACGAGGTGGTGGGTGCCTGGCGCGAGGACCTGGCGGCGTTCCGGGCGAAGCGGAAGAAGTATCTGCGGTACGGCGGGTAG
- a CDS encoding ArsR/SmtB family transcription factor translates to MARPTPHDPAAPRLAALATLLADETRASFCLALLDGRAWTAGELARYARVAPSTASEHLGKLVAGGLLAEERQGRHRYVRLADERVAHLVEELAAQVMPDAPEQPRTLRAASMSSALARGRTCYDHLAGRLGIRITEAMAERGLLRQDTGFALTDEGLGWFDALGISLRSTSRRPLVRSCLDWTERRPHLAGVAGAALCRHALDNGWCVRIGSGRAVRATPDGQRALSGLLGIEASALD, encoded by the coding sequence ATGGCACGCCCGACACCGCACGATCCGGCCGCTCCGCGCCTCGCCGCGCTGGCCACGCTGCTCGCCGACGAGACCCGCGCCTCCTTCTGCCTCGCCCTGCTCGACGGGCGCGCCTGGACGGCCGGTGAGCTGGCCCGGTACGCCCGGGTCGCCCCTTCGACCGCCAGCGAGCACCTGGGCAAGCTGGTGGCGGGCGGGCTGCTGGCCGAGGAACGGCAGGGCCGTCACCGCTATGTACGGCTGGCCGACGAACGCGTCGCGCACCTCGTCGAGGAGCTGGCCGCCCAGGTGATGCCCGACGCGCCGGAACAGCCGCGCACCCTGCGCGCGGCGAGCATGAGCAGTGCCCTGGCCCGGGGGCGCACCTGCTACGACCATCTCGCGGGCCGGCTCGGCATCAGGATCACCGAGGCGATGGCCGAACGCGGGCTGCTGCGTCAGGACACCGGCTTCGCCCTCACCGACGAGGGCCTGGGCTGGTTCGACGCGCTGGGCATCAGCCTCCGTTCGACGTCCCGGCGGCCGCTCGTACGCAGCTGTCTGGACTGGACGGAACGCCGCCCGCACCTGGCGGGCGTCGCGGGCGCCGCGCTGTGCCGGCACGCGCTGGACAACGGGTGGTGCGTACGGATCGGGTCGGGGCGCGCGGTACGGGCGACGCCGGACGGACAGCGGGCGCTGTCGGGGCTGCTCGGCATCGAGGCGTCGGCGCTCGACTGA
- a CDS encoding SDR family oxidoreductase: MSTVQGAGVVVTGAGGGIGAALARRFAAEGARVVVNDLDLGRIEPLAEEIGATAVAGDASRIVDAARDALDGTVDIYCANAGLASPGDVFADEEIWAAAWDVNVMAHVRAARALLPDWLERGSGRFVTTASAAGLLTMIGAAPYSVTKHGAVAFAEWLSLTYRHRGLKVHAICPQGVRTDMLTAAGSAGELVLAPGAIEPEAVADALFDAMAEDRFLVLPHPEVAGYYRARAKDPDHWLGSMNHLQRKWEGAGA; this comes from the coding sequence ATGAGTACGGTGCAGGGCGCTGGCGTGGTGGTCACAGGAGCCGGAGGCGGTATCGGCGCCGCGCTGGCCCGCAGATTCGCCGCGGAAGGTGCGCGGGTCGTCGTCAACGACCTCGACCTCGGCCGGATCGAGCCGCTCGCCGAGGAGATCGGCGCCACCGCCGTCGCCGGCGACGCCTCCCGCATCGTGGACGCCGCCCGTGACGCCCTCGACGGCACGGTGGACATCTACTGCGCCAACGCGGGCCTCGCCTCGCCCGGCGACGTCTTCGCCGACGAGGAGATCTGGGCCGCCGCCTGGGACGTCAACGTCATGGCCCATGTCCGCGCCGCCAGGGCCCTGCTCCCGGACTGGCTGGAGCGCGGCAGCGGCCGCTTCGTCACCACCGCCTCCGCCGCCGGACTCCTGACGATGATCGGCGCGGCACCGTACAGCGTCACCAAGCACGGCGCCGTCGCCTTCGCCGAGTGGCTGTCCCTGACCTACCGCCACCGCGGCCTCAAGGTCCACGCGATCTGCCCGCAGGGCGTGCGTACGGACATGCTCACCGCCGCGGGCTCCGCGGGCGAACTGGTCCTCGCCCCCGGCGCCATCGAGCCGGAGGCGGTCGCCGACGCGCTGTTCGACGCCATGGCCGAGGACCGCTTCCTGGTCCTGCCACACCCCGAGGTCGCCGGGTACTACCGGGCCCGCGCCAAGGACCCCGACCACTGGCTGGGCAGTATGAACCACCTCCAGCGGAAGTGGGAGGGGGCCGGCGCATGA
- a CDS encoding TetR/AcrR family transcriptional regulator produces MSTAQEMDGDDTPWGEVTPEAARRLLVAAVDAFAERGYHATTTRDIAGRAGMSPAALYIHYKTKEELLHRISKIGHDRALYVLEAEADRDGTAAERLAGAVRSFVRWHAERHTTARVVQYELDALGDEHRTEIVELRRKSDAVVRRIISEGVRAGEFDVPDVPGTTLAVLSLCIDVARWFNAQGSRTPDEVGELYADLVLRMVGAQK; encoded by the coding sequence ATGAGTACGGCGCAGGAGATGGACGGTGACGACACCCCGTGGGGTGAGGTGACGCCCGAGGCGGCCAGGCGGCTCCTCGTCGCCGCCGTCGACGCGTTCGCCGAGCGCGGGTACCACGCGACCACCACCCGCGACATCGCCGGCCGTGCCGGGATGAGCCCGGCCGCGCTCTACATCCACTACAAGACCAAGGAGGAGCTGCTCCACCGGATCAGCAAGATCGGCCATGACCGGGCCCTGTACGTCCTGGAGGCGGAGGCCGACCGGGACGGCACCGCGGCCGAGCGGCTCGCCGGAGCGGTCCGCTCCTTCGTCCGCTGGCACGCCGAACGGCACACCACCGCACGCGTCGTGCAGTACGAGCTGGACGCCCTCGGTGACGAGCACCGCACCGAGATCGTCGAGCTGCGCCGCAAGAGCGACGCCGTGGTGCGCCGGATCATCAGCGAGGGCGTACGGGCGGGGGAGTTCGACGTTCCCGATGTCCCCGGCACCACGCTCGCGGTGCTGTCGCTCTGCATCGACGTGGCGCGCTGGTTCAACGCGCAGGGGAGCCGGACGCCCGACGAGGTCGGCGAGCTCTACGCCGACCTCGTGCTGCGCATGGTCGGTGCCCAGAAGTAG